From Chionomys nivalis chromosome 21, mChiNiv1.1, whole genome shotgun sequence, a single genomic window includes:
- the Siah1 gene encoding E3 ubiquitin-protein ligase SIAH1 — MSRQTATALPTGTSKCPPSQRVPALTGTTASNNDLASLFECPVCFDYVLPPILQCQSGHLVCSNCRPKLTCCPTCRGPLGSIRNLAMEKVANSVLFPCKYASSGCEITLPHTEKAEHEELCEFRPYSCPCPGASCKWQGSLDAVMPHLMHQHKSITTLQGEDIVFLATDINLPGAVDWVMMQSCFGFHFMLVLEKQEKYDGHQQFFAIVQLIGTRKQAENFAYRLELNGHRRRLTWEATPRSIHEGIATAIMNSDCLVFDTSIAQLFAENGNLGINVTISMC; from the coding sequence ATGAGCCGCCAGACTGCTACAGCATTACCCACTGGCACCTCAAAGTGTCCACCATCCCAGAGGGTACCTGCCCTGACTGGCACAACTGCATCCAACAATGACTTGGCGAGTCTTTTTGAGTGTCCTGTCTGCTTTGACTATGTGTTGCCACCCATTCTTCAGTGTCAGAGTGGCCATCTTGTTTGTAGCAACTGTCGTCCTAAACTCACATGTTGTCCGACCTGCCGGGGTCCACTGGGATCCATCCGCAACTTGGCTATGGAGAAAGTGGCCAATTCAGTACTTTTCCCTTGTAAATACGCCTCTTCTGGATGTGAAATAACTCTCCCGCACACAGAAAAGGCAGAGCacgaggagctctgtgagttcaggccttACTCCTGCCCCTGCCCTGGTGCTTCCTGTAAGTGGCAAGGCTCCTTGGATGCTGTCATGCCCCACCTGATGCATCAGCACAAGTCCATTACAACCCTGCAAGGAGaagatatagttttccttgctACAGACATTAACCTTCCTGGTGCTGTTGACTGGGTGATGATGCAGTCTTGTTTTGGCTTTCACTTCATGTTAGTCTTGGAGAAACAGGAAAAATACGATGGTCACCAGCAGTTCTTTGCAATTGTACAGCTGATAGGAACACGCAAGCAAGCTGAAAATTTTGCTTATCGACTTGAGCTAAATGGTCATAGGCGGCGATTGACTTGGGAAGCGACTCCTCGGTCTATTCATGAGGGAATTGCAACAGCCATTATGAATAGTGACTGCCTAGTGTTTGACACCAGCATTGCACAGCTTTTTGCAGAAAATGGCAATTTAGGCATCAATGTAACTATTTCCATGTGTTGA